One window from the genome of Oncorhynchus gorbuscha isolate QuinsamMale2020 ecotype Even-year linkage group LG14, OgorEven_v1.0, whole genome shotgun sequence encodes:
- the fbxo25 gene encoding F-box only protein 25 → MPFLGQDWRSPGWSWIKTEDGWKRIEFYGNELRDNNNGIDLEELCDENKENLFTGNVCEVDAKKRKKDFYNNNTKSQFVYQEKWIYVQKESTRERHGYCTLGEAFNRLDFSSATQDIQRFTYVAKLLQLIARSQLPSLSGAAQKNYFNVLEKIVRKVLEDHHNPRLIKELLQDLSSTLCILTRGMGKSVLVGNINIWVCRLETILNWQQQLNNLQIPKQMSNGMTLRDLPLDMQNNILYKFSDACDIINLGQATPTLHMLSEDRHLWKNLCQFHFAEKQFCRHLILSERGHVDWKVMYYTLQKYYPKREQYGDTLHFCRHCSILFWKDSGHPCTANDPNNCLVPVSPQHFIDLFKC, encoded by the exons ATGCCTTTCTTGGGCCAGGACTGGAGGTCGCCAGGATGGAGCTGGATCAAGACCGAGGATGGCTGGAAGAGGATCGAGTTCTATGGGAATGAATTGAGGGACAACAACAACGGAATAGACTTGGAAGA GCTGTGCGATGAAAACAAAGAGAATCTGTTTACTGGAAATGTGTGTGAGGTAGACGCCAAAAAGAGGAAAAAAGACTTCTACAATAACAACACCAAATCACAGT tTGTTTACCAGGAGAAGTGGATCTATGTTCAGAAGGAGAGCACAAGAGAG AGACATGGATACTGCACACTAGGGGAAGCCTTCAACCGTCTAGATTTTTCCAGTGCCACTCAGGACATCCAGAGATTTACCTATGTGGCAAAA CTCCTCCAGCTCATAGCCAGGTCTCAGCTGCCGTCCCTCAGTGGAGCAGCTCAGAAGAACTACTTCAACGTGCTGGAGAAGATCGTACGGAAGG TTCTGGAGGACCATCATAACCCTCGCCTTATCAAGGAGCTGCTGCAGGACCTGAGCTCCACCCTGTGCATCCTGACCCGAGGCATGGGCAAGTCTGTCCTGGTGGGCAACATCAACATCTGGGTCTGCAGGCTGGAGACCATCCTCAACTGGCAGCAGCAGCTCAACAACCTGCAGATACCCAAG caaATGTCCAATGGGATGACGCTGCGTGACCTGCCGCTAGACATGCAGAACAACATCCTGTACAAGTTCTCCGACGCCTGTGACATCATCAACTTGGGACAGGCCACGCCCACTCTTCACATGCTCAGTGAGGACCGGCACCTGTGGAAGAATCTGTGCCAGTTTCACTTTGCAGAGAAACAG TTCTGCAGGCATCTGATCTTGTCAGAGAGGGGCCATGTGGACTGGAAGGTCATGTACTACACCCTACAAAAATACTACCCCAAGAGAGAGCAGTACGGAGACACACTGCACTTCTGCAGACACTGTAGCATCCTCTTCTGGAAG
- the fam110c gene encoding protein FAM110C: protein MTNKGVDATRILEKGPEYLRKQMELESEETGRMSAVEMLAASKKQYVKSQQVFNSIQEPVVSFGSASVSSNGSSNRSSNMNCRNSGRNSPAGTSSVQGGPSPPEDKNAVHRTSSKRRDSLLLYRQKCELVKASTREKNKLNLGRRLLLSSLDKASLLPEASGKECEAEEMYTKCTTPDILAKECDSKAGYSKPIQPETQSLSTDEEWTDIKVSPGVMQRPTHKRLAEVQRRTRKGVGRSHSDISSRYSKNFADFDAFFKYCGLNGEVIESLGKENFSACSDERVNKIRSVSISTSDDGFTRNSGEDSNEGLLEEEMHETVRQGTSVIERNARIIKWLYSCKNAKESGKKLRDLN, encoded by the coding sequence ATGACTAACAAAGGTGTAGATGCCACTAGAATTCTAGAGAAGGGTCCGGAATACCTTCGGAAACAGATGGAACTGGAGAGCGAAGAGACGGGACGCATGAGCGCAGTGGAGATGCTTGCCGCAAGTAAAAAACAGTATGTCAAAAGTCAACAGGTGTTCAACTCGATACAGGAGCCCGTGGTTAGTTTTGGATCTGCCTCTGTTAGTAGTAACGGATCGTCTAATCGGAGCTCCAACATGAACTGTAGGAACAGTGGGAGGAATTCGCCTGCGGGTACAAGCAGTGTGCAAGGAGGGCCTTCGCCGCCGGAGGACAAAAATGCGGTGCATCGGACGAGCTCCAAAAGAAGAGACTCACTTTTACTGTACCGACAGAAATGTGAACTTGTGAAAGCATCGACGCGTGAAAAAAATAAACTGAATTTGGGGCGCAGGTTGTTGCTCAGCTCACTGGATAAGGCAAGTTTACTACCTGAGGCATCAGGTAAGGAATGTGAGGCAGAGGAAATGTATACCAAATGTACGACACCCGACATACTTGCCAAGGAATGTGATTCAAAGGCTGGCTATTCGAAACCCATACAGCCAGAAACACAATCTCTATCCACAGATGAAGAATGGACGGACATAAAAGTGTCCCCAGGTGTGATGCAGAGACCCACTCACAAAAGACTAGCGGAAGTTCAGAGGAGGACTCGCAAAGGGGTTGGCCGTTCTCACTCTGACATCAGCTCAAGATATTCCAAAAACTTTGCCGACTTTGATGCCTTCTTCAAATACTGCGGACTGAATGGCGAAGTCATAGAGTCCCTGGGCAAAGAGAACTTTTCCGCATGTTCGGATGAACGTGTCAATAAAATCCGAAGCGTCAGCATCTCGACGTCAGATGACGGGTTCACAAGGAATAGTGGCGAGGACAGTAACGAAGGATTACTGGAAGAGGAGATGCATGAAACTGTTCGACAGGGGACATCGGTCATTGAGCGCAATGCCAGGATTATAAAATGGCTGTACAGCTGTAAAAATGCCAAAGAGTCTGGGAAGAAATTACGAGATCTAAACTGA